One segment of Synechococcus sp. A15-24 DNA contains the following:
- a CDS encoding sugar ABC transporter substrate-binding protein encodes MRLSRRELLMGSVAAGLAACSRSPSQQRSLELWTLQLAPKFNDYFADVLGVWQQRHPAAAVRWTDLPWGSVERKLLAAVYARTAPDVVNLNPPFAANLASKGGLTDLTTLLPPHAADLYLPSVWDACRDADAGQIAIPWYLTVRLSLVNRRLIERAGIDQPPRCWEQIPDFARRIRERTGRYGLFITTVPDDSAELLESFVQMGVTLLDGQRRAAFDSPAGRQAFRFWTDLYRQGLLPREVVSQGQRRAIELFQSGDLAMAATGAEFLRSIQVNAPGIAAATEPHPPLTGPDGTANVAVMTLAVPQQSARAQEAVDLALFLTNAANQTRFAEQARVLPSSVDALAAVRSSLEQEQPSTEPERQIRRARLLSAQTLTQARVLVPALPGIKRLQSIVYTQLQRAMLGQLSSDAALGEAAREWNLYSQARWP; translated from the coding sequence ATGAGACTCAGCCGCCGGGAGCTGCTGATGGGATCCGTCGCGGCAGGGCTGGCGGCCTGCAGTCGATCTCCGTCGCAGCAGCGGTCCTTGGAGCTCTGGACCCTGCAACTGGCTCCCAAATTCAATGACTACTTCGCTGATGTGCTCGGGGTTTGGCAGCAACGCCACCCGGCTGCGGCCGTCCGCTGGACGGACCTCCCTTGGGGTTCAGTGGAGCGCAAGCTGCTGGCGGCCGTTTACGCCCGTACGGCGCCCGATGTGGTGAATCTCAACCCGCCGTTTGCCGCCAATCTCGCCAGCAAGGGGGGACTGACGGATCTGACTACGCTGCTGCCTCCGCATGCCGCTGATCTTTATCTTCCGTCCGTCTGGGATGCCTGTCGCGATGCCGATGCCGGGCAGATCGCGATTCCCTGGTACCTCACGGTTCGCCTCAGCCTGGTCAACCGAAGGTTGATTGAGCGCGCTGGCATTGATCAGCCCCCCAGATGTTGGGAGCAGATTCCCGACTTTGCGCGCAGGATCCGCGAGCGAACCGGTCGTTACGGACTGTTTATCACGACCGTGCCGGATGACTCGGCGGAGTTGCTGGAGTCCTTTGTGCAGATGGGGGTCACCCTGCTGGATGGCCAGCGCCGGGCTGCCTTCGACAGTCCAGCCGGTCGCCAGGCCTTCCGCTTCTGGACGGATCTGTACCGGCAGGGACTGCTTCCCCGGGAGGTGGTCAGCCAGGGGCAGCGCCGAGCGATCGAACTGTTCCAGAGCGGTGATCTCGCCATGGCAGCCACCGGCGCGGAGTTTTTGCGCAGCATTCAGGTGAATGCCCCGGGCATCGCCGCCGCAACGGAACCGCATCCGCCCCTCACCGGACCTGATGGCACGGCCAATGTGGCCGTGATGACCCTGGCTGTTCCGCAGCAAAGTGCGCGCGCCCAGGAGGCCGTGGATCTGGCCTTGTTCCTCACCAATGCCGCCAACCAAACCCGTTTTGCTGAACAGGCCCGGGTGCTGCCCTCGTCCGTTGACGCTCTGGCGGCGGTGCGCTCGTCTCTGGAGCAGGAACAACCCAGCACCGAGCCGGAGCGGCAGATCCGCAGGGCCCGTTTGCTCTCCGCCCAGACCCTCACGCAGGCCAGGGTTCTGGTGCCTGCATTGCCGGGCATCAAGCGTCTGCAGAGCATCGTGTACACCCAGCTGCAGCGCGCAATGCTGGGGCAGTTGAGCAGCGACGCAGCGCTCGGAGAGGCGGCCCGTGAATGGAACCTGTATTCCCAGGCCCGATGGCCCTAA
- a CDS encoding single-stranded DNA-binding protein, which yields MGVNSVTLVGRAGRDPEVRYFESGSMVANLTMAVNRRSRDDEPDWFNLEIWGKQAQVAADYVKKGSLLGIIGSFKLDRWTDRNSGEERSKPVVRVDRLELLGSKRDNQEASGSFGGQATDEEIPF from the coding sequence ATGGGCGTGAATTCCGTCACCCTCGTCGGCCGTGCCGGCCGCGACCCCGAAGTGCGCTACTTCGAATCGGGAAGCATGGTTGCCAACCTCACGATGGCCGTGAATCGCCGCAGCCGCGACGACGAGCCGGACTGGTTCAACCTCGAGATCTGGGGCAAACAGGCCCAGGTGGCCGCTGATTACGTGAAAAAAGGCTCGCTGCTGGGCATCATCGGCAGCTTCAAGCTGGATCGCTGGACCGACCGCAACAGCGGTGAAGAACGCAGCAAACCGGTTGTCCGCGTCGATCGCCTTGAACTGCTGGGCTCCAAGCGAGACAACCAGGAGGCCTCTGGCAGCTTCGGTGGCCAGGCCACGGATGAAGAGATCCCCTTCTAA
- a CDS encoding DedA family protein has translation MGLSDAITQLPQLIGQAVEANQWLGYTAIFAAMFLENLFPPIPSELIMPLGGFYVQQGQLDLVPVVLAGLLGTVLGALPWYGIGRLINEERIEQWLGNHGRWIGISPEELGRSRRWFGRYGTALVFWGRLVPGIRTLISVPAGIEMMPMAPFLLWTTAGSLIWTVLLSVAGMALGEGYSNVELWIDPVSKAVKVLLVVAVLAGAIWLGLRVWCRRQSSD, from the coding sequence ATGGGGCTTTCTGATGCCATCACGCAGCTGCCGCAGCTGATCGGTCAGGCGGTGGAGGCGAACCAATGGCTGGGGTACACCGCCATTTTTGCGGCGATGTTTCTGGAGAACCTGTTCCCGCCGATTCCTTCCGAATTGATCATGCCCCTCGGGGGGTTTTATGTGCAGCAGGGTCAGCTGGATCTGGTGCCGGTGGTGCTGGCCGGACTCTTGGGAACGGTGCTCGGTGCTCTTCCTTGGTATGGGATCGGTCGACTGATCAACGAAGAAAGAATTGAGCAGTGGCTTGGCAACCACGGTCGCTGGATCGGCATCAGCCCCGAAGAACTGGGACGCAGTCGCCGTTGGTTTGGCCGCTATGGAACGGCACTGGTGTTCTGGGGCCGGCTGGTGCCCGGCATCCGCACCTTGATCTCTGTGCCGGCTGGCATCGAGATGATGCCGATGGCCCCGTTTCTGCTCTGGACAACAGCCGGCAGCCTGATCTGGACCGTCCTGCTCTCTGTGGCGGGGATGGCGCTTGGCGAGGGCTATAGCAACGTTGAACTGTGGATCGACCCGGTTTCCAAAGCCGTGAAGGTGCTGCTGGTGGTGGCTGTTCTTGCTGGGGCGATCTGGCTGGGGCTGCGGGTCTGGTGCCGGCGTCAGTCGTCCGACTGA
- a CDS encoding carbohydrate kinase: protein MQLSSMVVCLGEALVDRLGPLGGDPAVDGPVDDRLGGAPANVACGLARLGTPVGFFGCLGDDLIGEQFSALFQQRGVESSGLQMNPDRPSRIVLVRRNQKGERQFQGFAGDQGQGFADQALGPIHLPKGACWLLVGTIPLATATSASTLKAVLDQARQHGTAVALDVNWRPTFWDAAADPAAGPSSDAIAVMRPLLEQAALIKLAREEAIWLFGSTDPQAISAQLPQAPDVVVTDGAEPVRWWMDGASGTQPAFQPPQVVDTTGAGDAFTAGLLHRWAAAPRERIRFAAACGALVCGGAGGIDPQPTEAQVEAFLGGLS, encoded by the coding sequence GTGCAGCTCTCCTCGATGGTCGTCTGCCTGGGTGAAGCTCTGGTCGATCGTCTGGGTCCCCTTGGTGGTGACCCGGCGGTCGACGGTCCTGTGGATGATCGCCTTGGCGGAGCGCCCGCCAATGTGGCCTGTGGTCTAGCCCGACTGGGTACACCGGTGGGGTTTTTCGGTTGCCTAGGTGATGACCTCATTGGCGAACAGTTTTCAGCTCTGTTTCAGCAGCGCGGCGTCGAGAGCTCCGGCCTCCAGATGAACCCGGATCGCCCGTCCAGGATCGTTTTGGTGCGTCGCAACCAGAAAGGAGAACGCCAGTTTCAGGGGTTTGCCGGCGATCAAGGCCAGGGATTTGCTGATCAGGCGTTGGGTCCCATCCACCTTCCAAAGGGAGCCTGCTGGCTGTTGGTGGGCACCATCCCCTTGGCAACTGCCACATCGGCGTCAACGCTGAAGGCCGTCTTGGATCAGGCCCGCCAGCACGGCACCGCCGTCGCCCTGGATGTGAACTGGCGACCCACGTTCTGGGATGCCGCTGCCGATCCCGCGGCGGGTCCGTCCTCTGATGCCATCGCAGTCATGCGTCCGCTGCTGGAGCAAGCGGCCCTGATCAAGCTGGCGCGGGAGGAGGCGATCTGGTTGTTCGGCTCAACGGACCCGCAGGCCATCAGTGCTCAGCTCCCTCAGGCTCCGGATGTGGTGGTGACAGACGGGGCAGAACCGGTGCGTTGGTGGATGGATGGTGCATCTGGCACGCAGCCTGCTTTTCAGCCGCCGCAGGTGGTGGACACCACCGGTGCTGGTGATGCCTTCACGGCTGGTCTGTTGCACCGTTGGGCTGCAGCACCCAGAGAGCGAATCCGTTTTGCGGCCGCCTGCGGCGCCCTGGTTTGTGGAGGTGCGGGTGGCATTGATCCGCAGCCCACAGAAGCTCAGGTGGAGGCGTTTTTGGGTGGCTTGAGCTGA
- a CDS encoding alpha/beta fold hydrolase — protein MGVTSAPFAVLLIHGFGANTEHWRFNQPVLAELVPTYAIDLLGFGRSDQPRARLKDEAEQEGSVHYGFDLWGQQVADFCREVIGRPVLLVGNSIGGVVALRTAQLLQDQCRGVVLIDCAQRLMDDKQLATQPAWMAWIRPLLKTMVRQRWLSTALFRNAARPGVIRSVLKQAYPSGNNIDDELVNLLFQPTQRDGAAEAFRGFINLFDDHLAPALMQNLSVPVHLIWGEQDPWEPLAEAQQWAKSISCVKSLTVIKGMGHCPHDEEPIATNAALKKIIG, from the coding sequence ATGGGAGTGACGTCAGCACCTTTCGCGGTTCTGCTCATCCATGGATTCGGAGCCAACACCGAGCATTGGCGTTTCAACCAACCGGTGCTGGCGGAGCTGGTACCCACCTACGCCATTGATTTGCTGGGGTTTGGGCGCAGTGATCAACCCCGGGCCCGCTTGAAGGATGAAGCGGAGCAGGAGGGATCGGTGCACTACGGCTTTGACCTCTGGGGGCAGCAGGTGGCGGACTTCTGTCGAGAGGTGATCGGTCGACCGGTGCTGTTGGTGGGCAACTCGATCGGTGGTGTCGTGGCATTACGGACCGCGCAACTACTTCAGGATCAATGCCGAGGTGTGGTGCTGATCGACTGTGCTCAGCGGCTGATGGACGACAAGCAACTGGCCACGCAGCCAGCCTGGATGGCCTGGATCCGACCGCTGCTGAAAACGATGGTGCGACAGCGCTGGCTGAGCACAGCGTTGTTCCGCAATGCCGCCCGCCCTGGGGTGATCCGCAGCGTGCTGAAGCAGGCCTACCCCAGCGGCAACAACATTGATGACGAGCTGGTGAACTTGCTGTTCCAACCCACCCAGCGTGATGGTGCAGCAGAAGCCTTCCGAGGCTTCATCAACCTGTTCGACGACCATTTAGCACCGGCTCTCATGCAAAACCTGTCTGTGCCGGTACATCTGATCTGGGGAGAACAGGACCCATGGGAACCTCTAGCTGAAGCACAACAGTGGGCCAAGAGCATCAGTTGCGTAAAATCATTAACGGTCATCAAAGGCATGGGTCACTGCCCCCACGATGAGGAACCAATCGCAACTAATGCTGCCTTAAAAAAAATAATAGGATAA
- the mutT gene encoding 8-oxo-dGTP diphosphatase MutT — protein MTGLSAGAAPPMTRALLAWWEVHGRKDHALKPWMFTKNGRWPEPHEHLDVLQCWIAEVMLQQTQLSVVLPYWERWMAVFPTLDALAAASLEQVRLQWQGLGYYSRARRLHEAAQLLLGRPWPRTLAGWMALPGIGRTTAGSILSSSFNLRLPILDGNVKRVLARLTAHPRPPARDAAMFWFWSEALLDPLRPRDTNQALMDLGATVCTPRNPDCGRCPWQSSCAAYAAGDPTSWPMSDAQKPLPFQVICVGVVFNAQGELLIDQRLEKGLLGGLWEFPGGKLEEGETIETCIARELQEELGIAVTVGAELITVDHAYSHKKLRFVVHLCTWVSGDPQPLASQQVRWVRPEELKNFPFPAANARIIEALLGSLG, from the coding sequence ATGACCGGTCTGTCTGCTGGTGCGGCACCGCCGATGACCCGGGCTCTGCTGGCCTGGTGGGAAGTGCATGGCCGGAAGGATCATGCGCTCAAGCCGTGGATGTTCACCAAAAACGGCAGGTGGCCTGAACCCCACGAACATCTCGATGTCCTGCAGTGCTGGATTGCTGAGGTGATGCTGCAGCAAACCCAGCTGTCGGTTGTGCTCCCTTACTGGGAGCGATGGATGGCTGTTTTCCCCACGTTGGACGCATTGGCCGCGGCATCTCTCGAGCAGGTTCGGCTGCAATGGCAGGGCCTTGGTTATTACTCGCGGGCTCGCCGTTTGCATGAGGCGGCACAGCTGCTGTTGGGTCGACCCTGGCCCCGCACTTTGGCGGGGTGGATGGCCTTGCCGGGCATCGGCCGCACCACCGCGGGCAGCATCCTCTCCAGTTCCTTCAATCTCCGGTTGCCGATCCTCGATGGCAACGTCAAACGGGTGTTGGCGCGATTGACGGCCCATCCGCGCCCTCCGGCCAGGGACGCGGCCATGTTCTGGTTTTGGAGCGAAGCCCTGCTTGATCCGCTGAGGCCTCGGGATACCAACCAGGCGTTGATGGATCTGGGGGCAACGGTTTGTACCCCCCGCAACCCCGACTGTGGGAGGTGTCCGTGGCAGTCCAGTTGCGCTGCTTACGCTGCCGGCGATCCGACCAGCTGGCCGATGAGCGATGCCCAGAAACCCCTGCCCTTTCAGGTCATTTGCGTCGGTGTTGTGTTCAATGCCCAAGGAGAGTTGTTGATCGACCAGCGTTTGGAGAAGGGGCTTCTCGGCGGCTTGTGGGAGTTCCCCGGTGGAAAACTGGAAGAGGGCGAAACGATCGAAACCTGTATTGCCCGAGAGTTGCAGGAGGAACTTGGCATTGCTGTGACGGTCGGCGCCGAATTGATCACCGTCGATCACGCCTACAGCCACAAGAAATTGCGTTTTGTGGTGCATCTCTGCACATGGGTTTCAGGAGATCCCCAGCCGTTGGCCAGCCAGCAGGTGCGCTGGGTGCGGCCCGAGGAACTGAAGAATTTCCCTTTCCCAGCCGCCAACGCACGGATCATTGAGGCCTTGCTTGGCAGCTTGGGCTGA
- the ahcY gene encoding adenosylhomocysteinase, with amino-acid sequence MVAAPTTATELKLGVDCVIADINQAAFGRKELDIAETEMPGLMALREKYGTEKPLMGARIAGSLHMTIQTACLIETLVELGAEVRWASCNIFSTQDHAAAAIAAQNIPVFAVKGETLEEYWEYTHRILEWGDGGSPNMILDDGGDATGLVMLGSKAEQDITVLDNPSNEEETFLFASIKKKLAQDPTFYSRTKAEIQGVTEETTTGVARLYKMQKSGELPFPAINVNDSVTKSKFDNLYGCRESLVDSIKRATDVMVAGKQALVMGYGDVGKGSAQSLRGLGATVCIAEVDPICALQAAMEGYRVVRLEDVVEEMDIFVTATGNYQVIRNEHLEKMKDEAIVCNIGHFDNEIDVASLKGYEWDNIKPQVDHITLPSGNRIILLAEGRLVNLGCATGHPSFVMSNSFTNQVLAQIELFTKGNEYGKEVYVLPKHLDEMVARLHLDRIGAKLTELSKDQADYINVPVEGPYKPDHYRY; translated from the coding sequence ATGGTGGCAGCGCCCACAACCGCGACCGAACTCAAGCTTGGTGTCGATTGCGTCATCGCCGACATCAACCAGGCCGCCTTCGGCCGCAAGGAGCTCGACATCGCCGAGACCGAAATGCCCGGTCTGATGGCGCTGCGTGAGAAGTACGGCACGGAGAAGCCGCTGATGGGCGCCCGCATCGCCGGCTCTCTGCACATGACGATCCAGACCGCCTGTCTGATTGAGACCCTGGTGGAGCTGGGCGCCGAGGTGCGCTGGGCGTCCTGCAACATCTTTTCCACCCAGGATCACGCCGCTGCCGCCATTGCAGCCCAGAACATTCCAGTCTTCGCCGTCAAGGGCGAGACCCTGGAGGAGTACTGGGAGTACACCCACCGCATCCTCGAGTGGGGTGACGGTGGTTCCCCCAACATGATCCTCGACGACGGTGGCGATGCCACCGGCCTGGTGATGCTCGGCAGCAAGGCTGAGCAGGACATCACCGTTCTGGACAATCCCTCCAACGAAGAGGAGACCTTTCTGTTCGCGTCGATCAAGAAGAAGCTGGCCCAGGATCCCACCTTCTATTCGCGCACCAAAGCCGAGATTCAGGGCGTCACGGAAGAGACCACCACGGGTGTGGCTCGCCTCTACAAGATGCAGAAGAGCGGTGAACTGCCCTTCCCCGCCATCAACGTCAACGACTCCGTCACCAAGAGCAAGTTCGACAACCTCTACGGCTGCCGCGAGTCGCTGGTGGACAGCATCAAGCGAGCCACCGATGTGATGGTGGCCGGCAAGCAGGCCCTGGTGATGGGCTACGGCGATGTGGGTAAGGGCTCAGCCCAGTCCCTGCGCGGTCTTGGCGCCACCGTCTGCATCGCCGAAGTGGATCCCATCTGCGCCCTGCAGGCTGCCATGGAGGGTTACCGCGTGGTCCGCCTGGAGGACGTGGTGGAGGAGATGGACATCTTCGTGACCGCCACCGGCAACTACCAGGTGATTCGCAACGAGCACCTGGAGAAAATGAAGGATGAGGCCATCGTCTGCAACATCGGCCACTTCGACAATGAGATCGATGTCGCTTCTCTCAAGGGATACGAGTGGGACAACATCAAGCCACAGGTGGACCACATCACCCTGCCCAGCGGCAACCGAATCATCCTGCTGGCGGAAGGCCGTCTAGTGAACCTCGGCTGCGCCACTGGTCACCCCAGCTTCGTGATGAGCAACTCCTTCACCAACCAGGTGCTGGCTCAGATCGAGTTGTTCACCAAGGGCAACGAGTACGGCAAAGAGGTCTACGTGCTGCCCAAGCACCTCGATGAGATGGTGGCCCGTCTGCACCTGGATCGCATCGGCGCCAAGCTCACCGAGCTGAGCAAAGACCAGGCCGATTACATCAACGTGCCTGTTGAAGGTCCCTATAAGCCCGACCACTACCGCTATTGA
- a CDS encoding rod shape-determining protein MreD produces the protein MARLHQQPICVASSLLVPLATLATPPWLGLDGVPPSWAVIWLLPWALVEGPLSGALSGLAVGLVMDGLHLSGWSQIPALVLLGWWWGRLGRRAQPIQRSLNLGLLAWLGSMLLGTTVLVQLVIRSGWPLEPQLQGWGWHTLWCQALITGLLAPMLASVQLLIWRRRVPS, from the coding sequence ATGGCCCGCCTGCATCAACAGCCGATCTGTGTGGCCTCAAGCCTGCTCGTGCCATTGGCCACCCTCGCCACACCTCCCTGGCTGGGTCTCGATGGCGTCCCACCGTCTTGGGCTGTGATCTGGCTGTTGCCCTGGGCGTTGGTGGAGGGTCCGCTTTCCGGAGCGTTGTCCGGCTTGGCGGTGGGATTGGTGATGGATGGTCTGCATCTGTCGGGTTGGAGTCAGATTCCGGCGTTGGTGCTGCTGGGTTGGTGGTGGGGGCGGCTCGGGCGTCGCGCCCAGCCAATTCAACGCAGCCTCAATCTCGGTTTGCTGGCTTGGCTGGGGTCCATGCTCCTGGGTACCACGGTGTTGGTTCAACTAGTGATTCGTTCCGGCTGGCCGCTGGAGCCCCAGCTGCAGGGCTGGGGGTGGCACACCCTCTGGTGTCAGGCTCTGATCACCGGGCTGCTGGCACCGATGCTCGCGTCTGTTCAACTGCTGATCTGGCGACGGAGGGTGCCGTCATGA
- the tsaE gene encoding tRNA (adenosine(37)-N6)-threonylcarbamoyltransferase complex ATPase subunit type 1 TsaE, with translation MNLCRDSEASGSLGPDFTQCVWELETLETTRRLGEHLLRKLPRGSILLLQGELGAGKTSLVQGLAQACSITEPITSPTFALAQHYPDGNPPLVHLDLYRLEAPGSADELFLQEEEEARALGALMAVEWPERLGLQLPEAWRLELTYLQTGRRAQLKPPKNAST, from the coding sequence GTGAATCTCTGCAGAGACTCCGAGGCTTCGGGCTCGCTTGGACCGGACTTTACACAGTGTGTCTGGGAGCTTGAGACCCTTGAGACGACCCGGCGACTGGGGGAGCACCTGCTGAGGAAACTGCCAAGGGGAAGCATCCTGTTGCTCCAGGGAGAACTGGGTGCAGGCAAAACCTCCCTCGTGCAGGGCCTTGCACAGGCCTGCAGCATCACGGAACCGATCACCAGTCCGACCTTCGCCTTGGCCCAGCACTACCCGGACGGGAATCCGCCCCTCGTGCATCTCGATCTCTACCGACTGGAGGCTCCTGGGTCAGCGGATGAGCTGTTTTTGCAGGAGGAAGAGGAGGCGCGTGCCCTCGGGGCCCTGATGGCTGTGGAGTGGCCGGAGCGACTGGGACTTCAACTCCCGGAGGCCTGGCGGTTGGAGCTCACCTATCTGCAGACAGGACGACGGGCTCAGCTCAAGCCACCCAAAAACGCCTCCACCTGA
- a CDS encoding rod shape-determining protein, which produces MLFRRFQLSRDIGIDLGTANTLIYVSGKGIVLQEPSVVALDLERGATLAVGDEAKLMLGRTPGNIRAVRPLRDGVIADFDAAEQMLKTFITKGNEGRGIMAPRLVVGIPSGVTGVERRAVREAGMAGAREVHLIDEPVAAAIGAGLPVTEPVGTMIVDIGGGTTEVAVLSLGGTVLSESVRVAGDEISDAIGVYLKKVHNMVVGERTAEDIKIRIGSAFPDDAFDQESMDVRGLHLLSGLPRTINLKAGDLREAIAEPLNVIVEAVKRTLERTPPELAADIVDRGIMLAGGGALVRGISDLISHETGIFVHIAEDPLLCVVNGCGQVLEDWKRLQRVVDTPEFIRSPAGA; this is translated from the coding sequence GTGCTGTTTCGTCGTTTCCAGCTGTCTCGCGACATCGGCATCGACCTGGGCACTGCCAACACGCTGATTTACGTCTCAGGTAAAGGCATCGTGCTACAGGAGCCCTCTGTGGTGGCACTGGATCTTGAGCGTGGCGCCACCCTCGCGGTGGGTGACGAAGCCAAATTGATGCTGGGCCGGACCCCGGGGAACATCCGCGCCGTGCGGCCGCTGCGCGACGGTGTGATCGCTGATTTCGATGCAGCAGAGCAGATGCTTAAGACCTTCATCACCAAGGGCAATGAAGGCAGAGGGATCATGGCGCCCCGTTTGGTGGTGGGTATCCCCAGTGGCGTCACCGGCGTTGAGCGTCGCGCCGTGCGTGAGGCCGGCATGGCCGGCGCTCGCGAGGTGCATCTGATCGATGAGCCGGTGGCCGCTGCCATCGGTGCCGGCCTGCCGGTCACCGAACCCGTCGGCACGATGATCGTCGACATCGGCGGTGGCACCACGGAGGTGGCGGTATTGAGCCTCGGTGGCACGGTGCTCAGTGAATCCGTGCGCGTCGCCGGTGATGAGATCAGTGATGCAATCGGCGTTTATCTCAAGAAGGTCCACAACATGGTGGTGGGCGAGCGCACTGCGGAAGACATCAAGATCCGCATTGGCTCTGCGTTCCCCGATGATGCCTTCGATCAGGAGTCGATGGACGTGCGAGGGCTGCACCTCCTCTCTGGACTGCCCCGCACCATCAACCTCAAAGCCGGAGACCTGAGGGAAGCGATCGCCGAGCCCCTCAACGTGATCGTTGAAGCTGTGAAGCGCACCCTCGAGCGCACCCCCCCCGAACTGGCTGCCGACATCGTCGATCGCGGCATCATGCTGGCCGGAGGTGGAGCGTTGGTGCGCGGTATCAGTGATCTGATCAGCCACGAGACCGGCATCTTTGTGCACATCGCAGAAGACCCTCTCCTCTGCGTGGTCAATGGCTGCGGCCAGGTGCTGGAGGACTGGAAGCGCCTGCAGCGTGTTGTGGACACGCCGGAATTCATCCGCTCCCCCGCCGGCGCCTGA
- a CDS encoding YqhA family protein, which yields MTQRGRLQASPMERSFERLIWKFRLITLIPVVMSLLGSVSCFAIGTYAELSALNKVLQGHFTYTNSTLLIGKVVGGIDYYLIGIALLIFGYGIYELVISDIDPCQQDPSEIRRNLLNIESLDGLKQKLTKVIVVALIVTAFKSMVGFQVSTITELLMFCAGVLMLAFSAWLLGQTRSH from the coding sequence ATGACCCAACGAGGACGTCTCCAAGCCAGCCCGATGGAGCGGAGTTTTGAGCGGCTGATCTGGAAGTTCCGGTTGATCACACTGATCCCCGTAGTCATGAGCTTGTTGGGCAGTGTGAGCTGCTTTGCGATCGGCACCTATGCCGAACTCAGCGCGCTCAACAAGGTTCTACAGGGCCATTTCACCTACACCAACAGTACCCTTCTGATCGGCAAGGTGGTCGGTGGAATCGACTACTACCTGATCGGCATCGCCTTGCTGATTTTTGGTTACGGCATTTACGAGTTGGTGATATCAGACATCGATCCCTGCCAGCAGGATCCTTCCGAGATTCGGCGCAACCTACTGAACATCGAATCGTTGGATGGACTCAAACAAAAACTGACCAAAGTGATTGTGGTGGCATTAATCGTGACCGCCTTCAAATCTATGGTGGGATTCCAAGTCAGCACAATCACTGAGTTGCTGATGTTCTGCGCTGGTGTGTTGATGCTGGCCTTCAGCGCCTGGCTGCTTGGGCAGACCAGGAGCCACTGA
- the mreC gene encoding rod shape-determining protein MreC has protein sequence MAPTLRPGNSRWRGLGQFTPWLLLLAGLVLVRFSKGAGFADAYALLSRPFWPGSAQREWIVAASDLEQKSRLSLLEQDNQRLRGLLALQEAGAAEGVVSAAVIARRPRGWWQQLELGKGALQGIAVNDAVLGPGGLLGRVSSTTPATARVKLLTSPGHEIGVWLPRSRRHGLLVGLGSSRPQLRFIDRDPDVRPGDLVSTSPASTLLPPNIPVGVVQAVDEQAAPATTAVVQLIAAPEAIDWVQVKTR, from the coding sequence ATGGCCCCAACGCTGCGGCCTGGGAACAGTCGCTGGCGCGGACTGGGTCAGTTCACCCCTTGGCTTCTGCTGTTGGCAGGCCTGGTGTTGGTGCGTTTCAGCAAAGGTGCCGGATTCGCTGACGCCTATGCCTTGCTCAGCCGCCCGTTCTGGCCCGGTTCAGCCCAGCGGGAATGGATTGTGGCCGCCAGCGATCTGGAACAGAAATCCAGGTTGTCGCTCCTGGAGCAAGACAACCAGCGCCTGCGCGGTCTTCTGGCTCTTCAGGAGGCTGGCGCTGCTGAAGGTGTGGTGTCTGCGGCGGTGATTGCCCGCCGCCCCCGTGGCTGGTGGCAGCAACTGGAGCTCGGCAAGGGTGCTCTCCAGGGCATCGCCGTGAACGACGCCGTCCTGGGGCCTGGGGGACTGCTGGGCCGGGTCTCGAGCACGACACCCGCTACGGCACGGGTGAAATTGCTCACCTCTCCAGGCCACGAGATCGGCGTTTGGTTGCCCCGCTCCCGCCGCCATGGCCTGCTGGTGGGTCTGGGCTCCAGTCGACCTCAGCTGCGCTTTATCGATCGCGATCCTGATGTGCGGCCGGGTGATCTGGTGAGCACGTCGCCAGCCAGCACGTTGCTGCCGCCCAACATTCCTGTGGGGGTGGTTCAGGCCGTGGACGAGCAGGCGGCGCCGGCCACCACCGCTGTGGTGCAGCTGATCGCTGCGCCGGAGGCCATCGACTGGGTGCAGGTGAAGACGCGCTGA